In Chryseobacterium salivictor, the DNA window TTTTGAAGATTCTTATGATTTGAAAATGCTGAGAGTTGCCTCGCGAAAACATCAATTATTAGGCTTAAGAGTTTATGATGAAAAAGACAACGAAATCCCCGATGTCGGATATGCCCTTTTTAAAGATGCAGAAACCGGAAAACAAATTTGGGCAAATACCTCTAATGCCAGATGGCGCTACGATTTTGCAGAACACCAAAAACAAAAAGTAAGAAACGTAACCGAAGATTTTGAAAGTTCTTCCGCAGGATTTATCAATATGAATACCGGCGAAGATTATTCTAAATTTCTGTATCAGTATTTCAGGAAAAAATAGAATGCATAAGGGCGAAATAATAATTTACAAAAGCCAAAACGGCGAAACTGCCATCGATGTGAAACTGGAAGACGAAACGGTGTGGCTAAATCGCAAGCAAATGTCTCTGCTGTTTGACAGAGATGTGAAAACAATTGGAAAACATATTAATAATGCTATTAAAGAGGAACTAAATGAATATTCAGTTGTCGCAAAATTTGCGACAACTGCTTCCGACGGAAAAATTTATCAGACAGAATTTTATAATCTCGATGTCATTATTTCCGTTGGTTATCGCGTGAAATCCCGAAGTGGAATACAATTCAGAATTTGGGCTAATTCTGTTCTTAAAAATTATTTAATTAAAGGCTATTCAATTAACGAAAAAGCAACGAAACAGCAATTGGATAATCTAAGTTCGATGGTGAAAATATTATCTGATTCACTGGAAAACAAAGTAATTTCTAATGATGAAGCCAAAGGTGTTTTAAGGATTATTAAAGATTATACTTATGGCCTGGACACACTGGATAAGTATGACAACCAAATTTTAGAAATTGAAAATATTTCACAGAAAAAAGAATTTAAAGCAAATTAAGAAAAAGCAGCGATGTTTTTATATTTGGTAACAAAAAATCATTCGTTCAGTGACGGAAACAAAAGAATTGCCGCTTTCTTATTTTTATGGTTTCTTTCAAACAACGAACTACTGTACAGAAAAAGCGGAGACAAATTACTGGAAAACAATACTTTAGTCGCATTAACTTTAATGATTGCGCAAAGCAAATCAGAAGAAAAAGACACCATGGTGAAAGTAGTGGTAAATCTCATTAATAAAAACAATTAAGAGTTGAAAAAAACATTTTTAATCTTATTCGCATTTCTCAGTGTTTTCGCATTTTCGCAAACATTGAGTTCCAAACTCGACAAAACCACTTTGGTTCTAGGTGAACCTGGGACTTTGCACATTCATATTTCTAATCTGCAGGCCAAAGATGTTTTGTCTGCTCCCAAAAATGAACTGCTCCCTTTTCATTTTGAAGAAATAAAAGACAGCATTAATAAGCAGGTTGACACCTATGAC includes these proteins:
- a CDS encoding Fic family protein is translated as MFLYLVTKNHSFSDGNKRIAAFLFLWFLSNNELLYRKSGDKLLENNTLVALTLMIAQSKSEEKDTMVKVVVNLINKNN
- a CDS encoding virulence RhuM family protein, which encodes MHKGEIIIYKSQNGETAIDVKLEDETVWLNRKQMSLLFDRDVKTIGKHINNAIKEELNEYSVVAKFATTASDGKIYQTEFYNLDVIISVGYRVKSRSGIQFRIWANSVLKNYLIKGYSINEKATKQQLDNLSSMVKILSDSLENKVISNDEAKGVLRIIKDYTYGLDTLDKYDNQILEIENISQKKEFKAN